The following nucleotide sequence is from Takifugu flavidus isolate HTHZ2018 chromosome 4, ASM371156v2, whole genome shotgun sequence.
tgtctctgctctgACATTTCAGTAAACCTCAGCCCTTCCCATTACCTTTAAAGGAGTGTGTACCCTGAACTAAATATGGACATGCACTTTCACAGGATTTCCAAGAATGTCCCAGCCTCGCCGTCCACTCTGATGATGTGAGCTTGTTGCAGTTCATCACTGGTGCCCCTCTCTGCAGGACTATTGAGTCCAGCCTCTTTGCACCAGGATCGAGGCCTCTGGCGGCTTTTTTGGCAAAAGGGAAACAACGGGACAGCGACGTCGGCCTATGGGAATACTCTCACTTACACCATAGACAtatttggagggaaaaaagggggaattaACTTGTCACCTCCAAAGAAACCTGCGAATCTTCTGATCCCTTCTTTTGGCAACCATGTCCAGGAGAAAGGTAAAGGGCCTGACCCGCACGGGTCGTCAGGTCAGCGAAGACCCAGACCTGGACAACCTGCTGTCCACCCTGTCACCcgaagagatggaggagctggaaaaggacATGATGAAAGTGCCCGACCTGAACCCAGAGGATGGAAAGGTCATCGTCCAGGGTGAGAGCCAACAGGCGCAGTCGCCTGTCAGTAACAACGTGGAGGACGCCAAAGTGAGGAGCGATCCGAAGGGCAGGCTCAGTCAGAGGGAACAGTCGTTTGAGGTGTGTCAATTTTATTTCGGATCTGACTTTATAAAGTcagtgtttttatatatatatctgtatatatgtgtgtgatcTCATTCTAAtatcttaaaaaaacaatactTTAAGATGCACAGTCACATAAACTGCACTTTTCCACTGATAGATAACCACTTCACCTAACATGTACTGTCCCAGAGGTAATCTGACCATAGACATCATGTGCTCGACGCAAACATCCAACTACATGGGTGTTGGCGCCTGTGCCAGGAAAAACACGGTTCCCCTTCTGAGGATTGCTTAACATACATTCATTTCACATTCCCGATGATCTTCTCCCTCCGAAACGCTTTACTTTGGTTCCAGTGGCATTGCGTGATAGATTGCGTCCTTGGTTAAGCGTCAGGCAGCCAGGTTTTGTGTTTAAACGAGAGGCACTTCAGTTGATGGAGCAGCGGCCCTGCGGAGCTTCTTAATCCCGTCCTGATGGAATTCCTTGGTTGATTGCTCCGATGCTCACTGCCTTTTAAGGCTACATCTGCCAGGGCCATGGCCTCACACAGCAAAACAGATGGGGAGTAACAAATCAAACACTTTGCAAGCTTGCTCACTGCAAATACATCCACTATAAAAAAGGGTCCTTGTCCTTTTGCTGACTGTAAACACAAGCGCCATGTTATGtcagagactgtgtgtgtgtgagtgtgtatctgATACATGTCATTAGCACAGCTGTTACACACCGTACAAACCTTGTGAATGTTTGTTCTGGACACTGGTGTGCGTTTCAGTGCTCTATTTTCTGACTAAATGTTAATGGGATTTCCACAACAAACTCCACATATTTGTCCCCCTGCAGGGCGAGCCGAAGAAGGAGAGTCGGAAGCAGGAATACCTGAGGAAGATGGGCCTGAGCCAGGAGGGGAACGATGACACCAAAGGAGGCCTGGGAAGACAAGGCAGCGTCTCTGGCGAAAGAGATTCCAAgctggatgacagaaacggCAAAGGTGTGGAGAACTTTCGAGAGGAACGGGGTCGGCTATCGAGTAGATTCGGGATCCAGAAGGATGAGACCAAAGACAAAGAGCAATCTGAGGACAGTaaaggaagagacagaaaggaaaacagagagagTTCAAGTACCAAAACAAAGGACATGGTCTCAAAGCTGCAGGACAAAAAGGACGAGGGCCGAGagaaggacaggagagaggattTCAGGAGGAAAGACGACAGCAAAACCAAAGACATTATCTCAAAGCTGCAGGGAAAGGGTGAGAAGGAGCCAGCCAGGGAGAAGGAGCGGAGGTCGGAGACTTTGAGAACACAGGGGCTGGTCTCCAAAATGTTGGAGAAACAGAGCAAGGTGCAAGAGAGCCGGGCGCCAGAAGAGAAGAAGCCcaaagcagaggagaaaaatcCAGCTGAGGACAAACCTGAGCGACAACCttcagagagaggggagggccgggagaagcaggtggaaaagaggacagaaaaagaGGAGCTAGTGAACCACAGCGAGAatgtgagagaggaagagaagacggTCGATACGGGGAAAATAGATGATGGGAATAGGAAAGGAAAAGTCACAAAGGAGGAGAAAACTGAGAAAGTTGGCAACTGTTTAGGGGCCACAACTACCCCAAACAGCAAGGCGAAGGTGGAGGATGATGACGACGAAGACTCCAGCATGTTTgatgagctgatggagcaggtcCAGAACAACGACCCCGCCCTCTCTGAACTCAACGTCAACAACTCCGAGGTCATCAAGACCAAAACGCTCATCGAGTTCGCTCAGGCGTTGCACAACAACACCCACGTCAAGAAGTTTGCCTTGGCGAACTGCCGCGCAGACGACCACGTGGCCTACGCCATCGCCAACATGTTGCGCAACAACAAAACCATCACCAGCATCAACCTGGACTCCAATCACCTCACCGGCAAAGGCATCCTCTCCCTGATCCAGGCGCTTCTCCGCAACGCCACCCTGACCGAGCTCCGCTTCCAAAACCAGAGACACATTTGTGGTGGGAAGACCGAGATGGAGATGGCAAAGATCCTGAAAGAAAACACCACCCTGCTCAAACTGGGCTACCACTTTGAGTTAGCCGGGCCGAGGATGACCACCACCAACATCCTGAGTCGGAACATGGACAGGCAGAGGCAGAAGCgcctgcaggagcagaagcaggCCCAAGCTAACGGCGAGAAGAAAGGGGCGCTGGAGGTTCCTAAGACGGGCGGTGGAGGTTCCTTGAGGGGCTCTCCGAAAGTTTCCCCCAAAGCTTCTCCTGTACCTTCGCCAATCCCGTCGCCCAAGCTAACGCCAAAGAGGGGGGCTGCAGGTCCCACTCCCCCAccgcctccgcctcctccaggaggtgGACCTCCacccccgccgcccccgcccTTGGACGTAGACTCTCTGAGGAACTCCTTGACGCCGGTGTCGCAGAGGAAGCTGAACGGAAAAGGCCCGGGCGACAGCAAGAACTCAAGGGACCAACTGCTCGCCTCAATCAGAGGGAGCAACGTGAAACAGCTCAAGAAGGTACGCAAAGAAGGCCGCAGGCGTACTCGTGACCCCCACGTGCACATGAAATAACCACACGAACAATGTCTGTCCCCACAGGTGCCGGTGCCAAAGTGGCTGCAGTGATGATTCCTGTTGGAAGACGACGCTGAcggaaggggaagagggagaaCAGACATCTCACAGCAGCTTTCCAAGAAGACAAACTCGACATTCCTCCAGGATGCAGTGGCAGCACTGTGCTGTGGGGCACGGGGCGCTCCCATCGGCGGGACCACCGGCCCCCACTATGAGTTCTCCCCTCACACACTGGACCAAAAGGACTCTGTGGAGAATGAGTGACGCCGGGCTCTCTGTTTGCCAGCTGAGGACTCATGAGTTTAGCGATTGTTTGTCTTCGGTTTATAATGACGCTTTGCTGGTTATTTGCACTAGATACTATGAAGTCGATCATATAACATGTCGGCGTGCGTATGCTTCTGAATGTGAGCGCCGAGAGCGTGTGATCAGCTTTGTAACAGCTGAAACTTTTGCTAAATTTGAATATACAAAGCTTTATCGGTAATAAAGTGGAGTCATCGAccagttatttatttgttaatgGGAATCCACCTTATTCTTATACGTGGTAAATCTGCTCAAACTGGGAACTCTGAAATGGCGGATATATCAGGGAACTGACAAACAAGCGGCCTGAAAATCTGAATAGAGGGAAGGCAGAAGGGGAGAGATGAAGCTCGTGGTCTCGAAAATGCCAAATCTCAAAGCATCTCAGGCAGGGTTAAATGGATTCGAGCGCAGCCCGGTGGAATCCTGGCGCATGACGGAAAAGGTTGATCATGGAAATAATTACAGAGCGTGTTTTTATCAGGAAGTGCGACAGTCCGCCCATCACTATTTGATATAAAACAGAACCATTctagcctgtgtgtgtttgcattacATCACCGCATGGTCATGCGTTAACCTTTGGAGAACCATGATGGGCTCCTGATGACTCGGGCCACACATGAAGAAGAATGTCATATCCAGTCAAATGTTAAAAAGTGAGTGGCACTCATGTATGTTCTGTGTGTAATTTAAAATTCTGTTATATCTCTACACATGCCTTTCGTACAGAGCCTGTATGTCCTCAGTTGAACATCCTGGTATGTTTGCAATGACAAGACACAAGTGTAATGTTATGCCTGGCTGATatcattaaaagaaaatgtacatgtaaaatgaaataaaactggtttctccagcatttttctgttagTAAAAGGCATGCACAGTGTTTAGTTTCAGTttagaatattaaaaaaacatagAAAAACGTTTAACAtagaaaattaaaataagatGTGCATGTACATATTGTGCATCAACCTGAAATGATGAGATCCAAAGGACTTTGGTTCATTGTgcaacattttttctttatgtCCCCCTGAAGACAGGTTACATGTTTAAGGCCTCAGAAAAGGGCTGTGGAGTATCAAGCCACCATCTTTCCTCCTGGGTAATCAgaagaaacacagcagcagcattagcaggaGGCCGGTTtatgtctccgtctctctgcatCCACCAAATGCCTATATTTGGGCATTCTCAATGAAAGCCATCTTTGCAATTCATTCCTTTTGCTTTCCTAATAGTAGGCTAGGAGCCAGCTGTCTGTCTTTGAGCTGGAGCCGCTCCCCTGACCGACAGAGCTGATCTCATTCAGAACAATATGGGTTGGGAATAAAAATGTGGAAATGCTGGGAGGTTTAACACTCACAACTAGAAGCTAATGGCAATGGAATTCTCTTATGTTATTGTatcattttccctcctttctcgCTGTAGCACCAAGTAATTACCTTAACAGGGGCCCGCAATTTCCACATTTGACTTAACTTATTTATTCCACACTTATCTAAATATATGCAACAATTCAACACATATATGCAACAGTTCAACACAGTTGAACAGTTTAGCCTATATACTTTCAAGATACGCCAGTAAAGATGAGGCTAACGTTTTAAAAAGATATAAAACACCGTAAACTATGCTAAAAACTAGCATTTGAAATGCTTAGAGAAAATTCAGTCTGTTTCGTGTCTGAACAAATATTACTATCAGTAACTGAGTAGTAATTTATTTCCCAAAGACATGGAATTCCAAGGCCCCCAAAATGTTTGGATCCTGCGTATCCTTTTTGTAGATCAATGAGAATTCATCCACCTTTAATTTGTTCTTCTGGTTTTGCAGGTGCCTGGGAGACCAGAGTCTGAAGAGGTTTAGACTGTAAACCA
It contains:
- the lmod1b gene encoding leiomodin-1, with the protein product MSRRKVKGLTRTGRQVSEDPDLDNLLSTLSPEEMEELEKDMMKVPDLNPEDGKVIVQGESQQAQSPVSNNVEDAKVRSDPKGRLSQREQSFEGEPKKESRKQEYLRKMGLSQEGNDDTKGGLGRQGSVSGERDSKLDDRNGKGVENFREERGRLSSRFGIQKDETKDKEQSEDSKGRDRKENRESSSTKTKDMVSKLQDKKDEGREKDRREDFRRKDDSKTKDIISKLQGKGEKEPAREKERRSETLRTQGLVSKMLEKQSKVQESRAPEEKKPKAEEKNPAEDKPERQPSERGEGREKQVEKRTEKEELVNHSENVREEEKTVDTGKIDDGNRKGKVTKEEKTEKVGNCLGATTTPNSKAKVEDDDDEDSSMFDELMEQVQNNDPALSELNVNNSEVIKTKTLIEFAQALHNNTHVKKFALANCRADDHVAYAIANMLRNNKTITSINLDSNHLTGKGILSLIQALLRNATLTELRFQNQRHICGGKTEMEMAKILKENTTLLKLGYHFELAGPRMTTTNILSRNMDRQRQKRLQEQKQAQANGEKKGALEVPKTGGGGSLRGSPKVSPKASPVPSPIPSPKLTPKRGAAGPTPPPPPPPPGGGPPPPPPPPLDVDSLRNSLTPVSQRKLNGKGPGDSKNSRDQLLASIRGSNVKQLKKVPVPKWLQ